The Pseudomonas saponiphila DNA window TGCTCAAGCAGTTCTTGCTGGCCGGGCACCCGGAAATCCTCATCGTTTCCAACATCATCGAGAACGGCCAGTCCATCGGCCTGGGAGATGCCGGCAAGTTCTGGCACTCGGACCTGTCCTACAAGGAACTGCCAAGCCTGGGCTCGATGCTGCACGCCCAGGAACTGCCGGCCGAAGGCGGCGACACCCTGTTCGCCGACATGCACAAGGCCTGGGACAACCTGCCCGAGGCGCTGCGCAAGGCGGTCGAGGGCCGCAGTGCGGCGCATTCCTACACGGCGCGCTACAGCGAGACCAAGTTCGAGGGCAACTGGCGTCCGACCCTGACCCCGGAGCAACTGGCCCAGGTCGCCGAGGTGGTGCACCCGATCGTCCGCACCCACCCGGAAAACGGCCGCAAGGCGTTGTTTGTCAGCGAAGGCTTCACCACCCGCATCATCGGCCTGCCGGAGGACGAAAGTGCCCAGGTGCTGGCCGAGCTGTACGCCCACAGCGTGCTGCCGGACAACGTCTACCGCCATCAATGGCAGCCCCATGACCTGGTGTTCTGGGACAACCGCTCGCTGATCCACCTGGCCGCCGGTTGCCCGAGTCACCTGCGCCGCAAGCTGTATCGCACCACCATCCAGGGCGACGCCCCTTACTGATCGGCCGGCACGGCAGGAGAATCACCATGTCCTTATCCATTCCCTTCATTCCCCGCCTCGGCAAACTGGCCACGGCCATCGGCCTGGGTTTCAGCCTGCTGGCCGGCAGCCTGGTGGCGCCCGCAGCCGCCCAGGCCGAAGGCCAGATCCGCATCGCCGAACAGTTCGGCATCGTCTACCTGTTGCTCAATGTGGTGCGCGACCAGAACCTGATCGAAAAACACGGCAAGCAAGAGGGCATCGACATCCAGGTCGACTGGACCCAGCTGTCCGGCGGCGCCGCGGTCAACGACGCCCTGCTGTCGGGCTCCATCGACATTGCCGGGGCCGGCGTCGGCCCGCTGCTGACCATCTGGGACCGCACCCACGGCCGGCAGAACGTCAAGGCGGTGGCCTCCCTGGGCAACTTCCCCTACTACCTGGTGAGCAACAATCCCAAGGTCAAGACCATCGCCGACTTCACCGAGAAGGACCGCATCGCGGTGCCGGCGGTGGGTGTCTCGGTGCAGTCGCGCTTCCTGCAATACGCCGCGGCCAAGCAATGGGGCGACCAGGAATTCAATCGCCTGGACAAATACACCATCGCCGTGCCGCACCCGGACGCCACGGCGGCGCTGATTGCCGGTGGCACCGAGCTGACCGGGCACTTCTCCAACCCGCCGTTCCAGGACCAGGCCCTGGAGAACCCCAACGTGCACGTGGTGCTCAACACCTACGACCTGCTGGGCCCGAACTCGCCGACGGTGCTGTTCGCCACCGAGAAATTCCGCAACGACAACCCCAAGACCTACAAGGCCTTCGTCGAAGCCCTGGCCGAGGCGGCCGAGTTCGCCCAGAACGACAAGGGCGCGGCTGCCGATACCTACATCCGCGTGACCAAGGCCAAGATCGACCGCGCCGCCTTGCTCAAGATCATCGACAACCCGCAGTTCGAATTCAGCGTGACGCCGAAAAACACCTACCCGCTGGCAGAGTTCCTGTACCGGGTCGGCGCCATCAAGAACAAGCCGCAATCGTGGAAGGACTACTTCTTCCAGGACGCCAAGCCGCTGCAAGGGAGCTGATAGCCATGAATGCCCCCTTGCCAGGCCACACGGCCAGCAACTCCGCCGCCACCGCCGAAGCGCTGCTGGCGGTGGATCGAGTCAGTTTGGAATACCGCACCCCGCAGCGCGTGGTGCGGGCCACCCACCAGGTCAGTTTTGAGATCGATCCGGCTGATCGTTTTGTCCTGCTGGGGCCTTCGGGCTGCGGCAAGTCGACCCTGCTCAAGGCCGTGGCCGGGTTCATCCAGCCCTGCGAGGGCGAGATCCGCCTGCAAGGCCAGCACGTCAGCCAGCCCGGGCCGGACCGCATCGTGGTGTTCCAGGAGTTCGACCAGTTGCCGCCCTGGAAAACCGTGAAGCAGAACGTGATGTTTCCCCTGCTGGCGTCGAACACCCTCGGCCGTCGCGCAGCCGAGGAGCGCGCCCTGCATTACCTGGAGAAAGTCGGACTGGCGGCCTTTGCCGATGCCTACCCGCACACACTGTCCGGTGGCATGAAGGCCCGGGTGGCGATCGCCCGGGCCCTGGCCATGCAGCCGAAGATCCTGCTGATGGACGAACCCTTCGCCGCCCTCGACGCCCTGACCCGGCGCAAGATGCAGGAAGAGTTGCTGCTGCTCTGGGAAGAGGTGCGCTTCACCTTGCTGTTCGTCACCCACTCCATCGAGGAGGCACTGGTGGTGGGCAACCGCATCCTCTTGCTGTCGCCGCATCCGGGGCGGGTGCGGGCGGAGGTCCACAGCCACCAGTACGACCTGCAAAGCCTCGGTGGTGTGGACTTCCAGCAGACCGCGCAGCGTATCCACCGCCTGCTGTTCGATGAAGGCCAATCGCCGGAAACTGAAACCGAGCTGGATTTCGCCGATATCCGCATCGCCTATTGAGCCGTCAGGCCACCGTTGAACGAGGAACGCCCGATGAGCCATTCATCTCCCGCGCGCGAAGAATACGAAGTTGTCCTGCAGCCCCTGTTGCAAGTCCCCCTGGAACGG harbors:
- a CDS encoding TauD/TfdA dioxygenase family protein, with the protein product MSASASAAPIAAQAFEIRPFNDAVGAEIIGLDLSRPVNDQDFARIHRAHLDHHVVVFRDQRISPEQQIAFSRRFGVLQIHVLKQFLLAGHPEILIVSNIIENGQSIGLGDAGKFWHSDLSYKELPSLGSMLHAQELPAEGGDTLFADMHKAWDNLPEALRKAVEGRSAAHSYTARYSETKFEGNWRPTLTPEQLAQVAEVVHPIVRTHPENGRKALFVSEGFTTRIIGLPEDESAQVLAELYAHSVLPDNVYRHQWQPHDLVFWDNRSLIHLAAGCPSHLRRKLYRTTIQGDAPY
- a CDS encoding ABC transporter substrate-binding protein, whose amino-acid sequence is MSLSIPFIPRLGKLATAIGLGFSLLAGSLVAPAAAQAEGQIRIAEQFGIVYLLLNVVRDQNLIEKHGKQEGIDIQVDWTQLSGGAAVNDALLSGSIDIAGAGVGPLLTIWDRTHGRQNVKAVASLGNFPYYLVSNNPKVKTIADFTEKDRIAVPAVGVSVQSRFLQYAAAKQWGDQEFNRLDKYTIAVPHPDATAALIAGGTELTGHFSNPPFQDQALENPNVHVVLNTYDLLGPNSPTVLFATEKFRNDNPKTYKAFVEALAEAAEFAQNDKGAAADTYIRVTKAKIDRAALLKIIDNPQFEFSVTPKNTYPLAEFLYRVGAIKNKPQSWKDYFFQDAKPLQGS
- a CDS encoding ABC transporter ATP-binding protein is translated as MNAPLPGHTASNSAATAEALLAVDRVSLEYRTPQRVVRATHQVSFEIDPADRFVLLGPSGCGKSTLLKAVAGFIQPCEGEIRLQGQHVSQPGPDRIVVFQEFDQLPPWKTVKQNVMFPLLASNTLGRRAAEERALHYLEKVGLAAFADAYPHTLSGGMKARVAIARALAMQPKILLMDEPFAALDALTRRKMQEELLLLWEEVRFTLLFVTHSIEEALVVGNRILLLSPHPGRVRAEVHSHQYDLQSLGGVDFQQTAQRIHRLLFDEGQSPETETELDFADIRIAY